Proteins encoded by one window of Gemmatimonas aurantiaca:
- a CDS encoding bifunctional nuclease family protein produces MVQPSLVEVTVARLGIDSGTNAYVVVLRERDGDRILPIWIGRPEAESIVMQMNHVTHERPLTHDLCKVLITGMGGTLRRVNITHVRASTYYAALQVEGPRGIVEFDARPSDSIAIALRLSAPIFADESLLSEFDEDDDDDGASEDPSGSSSGTPPWARSRESSELAADELKAYLERLRPEDFGKFQP; encoded by the coding sequence ATGGTACAACCCTCCTTGGTGGAAGTCACGGTCGCCCGCCTGGGGATCGACAGCGGGACCAATGCGTACGTGGTGGTGCTGCGCGAACGTGATGGAGACCGCATCCTTCCCATCTGGATCGGCCGTCCGGAGGCCGAGTCCATCGTGATGCAGATGAATCACGTGACGCACGAGCGGCCGCTCACGCACGATCTCTGCAAGGTGCTCATCACCGGCATGGGCGGCACGCTGCGGCGGGTGAACATCACCCACGTACGGGCCAGCACCTACTATGCGGCGCTGCAGGTGGAAGGGCCGCGGGGGATCGTGGAATTCGATGCCCGCCCCTCCGACAGCATCGCCATCGCCCTGCGGCTGTCGGCGCCGATCTTCGCGGACGAATCGCTGCTCAGCGAATTCGACGAGGATGACGACGACGACGGTGCGTCCGAAGACCCATCGGGGAGTTCATCCGGCACGCCGCCCTGGGCCAGATCCCGCGAATCGTCCGAACTCGCGGCCGACGAACTCAAAGCCTATCTCGAACGACTGCGTCCCGAAGACTTCGGTAAGTTTCAGCCGTGA
- a CDS encoding iron ABC transporter permease, with product MTRRVWVWSAGIAALVVVMVLGVMVGAIPLSVHDVVAAIQGQGHPSTVAIVRDLRLPRVLLAGLVGVGLSMSGGALQGTLRNPLAEPYLLGVSGGAAVGAVLAMAMGISAPLLVTASAFAGAALATVLVAALARIVGGSGDTRLLLMSGVVVGAFANAAILVALAGAPPERLRGALWWMMGSAADASWGAVGRSAVAIGALGAVLLWRARELDVLALGTEPAAALGVDVDRAARRTFLVASWLAAATVAAAGLIGFIGLVVPNLARALGARQHRPMLLLSALYGAVLLIGADIAARTLRAPVELPLGALTALIGVPFFLLRLRKVVT from the coding sequence GTGACGCGCCGCGTGTGGGTCTGGAGCGCCGGCATTGCGGCGCTCGTCGTGGTCATGGTGCTCGGCGTCATGGTGGGTGCCATTCCGCTCTCGGTGCACGATGTCGTGGCGGCGATCCAGGGGCAGGGGCATCCCTCCACCGTGGCCATCGTGCGCGACCTCCGATTGCCGCGGGTGCTGCTGGCCGGACTGGTGGGTGTCGGTCTTTCAATGAGCGGCGGCGCCCTGCAGGGCACCCTGCGCAATCCACTCGCGGAACCGTATCTGCTGGGCGTCTCGGGTGGGGCGGCCGTGGGCGCGGTGCTGGCCATGGCGATGGGCATCAGCGCACCGCTGCTGGTCACCGCGTCGGCGTTTGCCGGTGCGGCGCTGGCCACCGTGCTCGTGGCCGCTCTGGCCCGTATCGTCGGCGGCAGTGGGGACACCCGCTTGCTGCTCATGTCCGGCGTGGTGGTGGGCGCTTTTGCCAATGCCGCGATTCTGGTGGCGCTGGCCGGGGCGCCGCCAGAACGATTGCGTGGCGCGCTATGGTGGATGATGGGGTCCGCCGCCGATGCCTCGTGGGGGGCCGTGGGACGCAGTGCCGTGGCCATCGGGGCATTGGGCGCAGTGCTGCTGTGGCGTGCCCGCGAACTCGATGTACTGGCGCTGGGTACCGAACCGGCGGCGGCACTGGGGGTGGACGTGGACCGCGCGGCGCGACGCACGTTCCTGGTGGCCTCGTGGCTGGCGGCGGCCACCGTCGCGGCAGCCGGTCTCATCGGATTCATCGGGCTGGTCGTGCCGAACCTCGCGCGTGCCCTGGGCGCAAGACAGCATCGCCCCATGCTGCTGCTCTCGGCGCTGTATGGCGCGGTGTTGCTGATCGGCGCCGACATCGCCGCGCGTACCCTGCGTGCTCCCGTCGAACTGCCCCTCGGAGCGCTGACCGCGCTGATCGGGGTGCCGTTCTTTCTGCTGCGACTGCGCAAGGTGGTGACGTGA
- a CDS encoding helical backbone metal receptor: protein MPARRQVVLTAALCLSVVAGACGAPSADRADGDRAGSDSGQVSANAPIAPADTDDFGVPLPIDARHAQRVVSLNPAATEIIFAIGADSLLVGRSRWDEFPKGVERIMPVGDGIRPSIETVLSVRPTLVILYATGDNRSAAEALTRAGVRVVALRADRIAGFYALTRRLGTALGAEARARVVVDSVRGTLERVRALTAPLTTHPTVVWPVWESPPMVIGGGSYMDELLTIAGARNVFHDDSTSSPSVSIEEIVRRAPEFIVTSADRVSVLQQAPTWRVLPAVRDGHFLRIDNVLTGRPSVMLGMAAVHLARLMHPSLADSLTDSLR, encoded by the coding sequence ATGCCCGCACGTAGGCAGGTGGTGCTCACCGCCGCCTTGTGTCTGAGCGTCGTCGCGGGAGCGTGTGGAGCACCGTCGGCCGATCGGGCGGATGGCGACCGTGCCGGAAGCGATTCCGGTCAGGTGTCGGCGAATGCGCCGATCGCGCCGGCGGACACCGACGATTTTGGCGTTCCGTTGCCCATCGACGCGCGTCATGCGCAGCGGGTGGTGTCGCTCAATCCGGCAGCCACCGAGATCATCTTCGCCATCGGGGCCGACAGTCTGCTCGTGGGCCGCTCCCGCTGGGATGAATTTCCGAAGGGCGTCGAGCGCATCATGCCGGTGGGCGACGGCATCCGTCCGAGCATCGAAACGGTGCTGTCGGTACGGCCGACGCTGGTGATCCTGTATGCCACGGGTGACAATCGGTCCGCCGCCGAAGCACTCACCCGCGCCGGCGTGCGTGTGGTGGCATTGCGGGCCGATCGCATCGCGGGCTTTTACGCGCTCACTCGTCGCCTTGGCACGGCCCTGGGCGCCGAGGCGCGGGCCCGGGTGGTGGTGGACAGTGTGCGAGGCACGCTGGAACGCGTGCGCGCGCTCACCGCACCGCTGACGACGCATCCGACCGTGGTGTGGCCGGTCTGGGAGTCGCCGCCGATGGTCATCGGCGGTGGCAGTTACATGGACGAACTGCTCACGATCGCCGGCGCGCGCAATGTCTTCCACGACGACTCCACCTCGTCGCCCTCGGTGAGCATCGAGGAGATCGTGCGGCGCGCCCCGGAGTTCATCGTCACGAGCGCCGATCGGGTGTCCGTGCTGCAGCAGGCGCCGACGTGGCGCGTACTGCCGGCGGTGCGGGACGGCCATTTTCTGCGCATCGACAATGTGCTGACGGGACGACCGTCGGTGATGCTGGGCATGGCCGCGGTGCATCTCGCGCGACTGATGCACCCTTCGCTCGCCGATTCACTCACCGATTCACTGCGCTGA
- a CDS encoding tRNA-binding protein, giving the protein MTKTIGIETFLEVDIRVGTIVAVEAFPEARKPAWKLTIDLGPDIGMKRSSAQIVDLYTPDALLGRQVACVVNLPPRRIGPFESEVLTLGFPDADGRVVLAMPAQPVPNGARLF; this is encoded by the coding sequence ATGACGAAGACCATCGGAATCGAAACGTTTCTGGAGGTCGATATCAGAGTCGGGACCATTGTCGCGGTGGAGGCCTTTCCCGAAGCACGCAAACCGGCCTGGAAACTGACCATCGATCTGGGACCCGACATCGGGATGAAGCGGTCCAGCGCGCAGATCGTCGATCTGTACACCCCGGACGCACTGCTGGGACGCCAGGTGGCCTGCGTGGTGAATCTCCCACCGCGCCGGATCGGTCCATTCGAATCGGAAGTGCTGACACTGGGTTTCCCGGATGCAGACGGACGCGTGGTACTGGCCATGCCGGCGCAACCGGTGCCGAATGGAGCACGGCTCTTCTGA
- a CDS encoding ABC transporter ATP-binding protein, which produces MSAALRAGTVSSAASPHHASTLTFREVGVRYAGRPDRALDGVSLHAKPSNITAVVGPNGSGKSTLVRALLRRVPLESGSIHLDDLDVARLDSMALARRVAVVPQREEPVMPLEVREFVGLGRFPHRGAFGALSAADHEAVEQAMTRAGIDDCAGRRTDTLSGGEWQRARIARALAQDTDVLVLDEPTTFLDIAHEMAVFELVDTLAREGRTVLLVSHQLNLVARFAAHIVLLDRGRVAAAGHVEEVMRGEVLERVYEWPLVVTRDPAVGAPALLPLRGRGR; this is translated from the coding sequence GTGAGCGCCGCACTCCGGGCCGGCACCGTGTCTTCGGCGGCGTCCCCGCATCACGCATCGACGTTGACCTTTCGTGAGGTCGGGGTGCGGTATGCCGGTCGCCCCGATCGTGCCCTCGACGGCGTCTCGTTGCACGCGAAGCCGTCGAACATCACCGCGGTGGTCGGCCCCAATGGCAGCGGCAAGAGCACCCTCGTACGGGCGCTCCTGCGCCGCGTGCCGCTGGAATCGGGCAGCATTCATCTCGACGATCTCGACGTCGCGCGTCTCGACAGCATGGCGCTGGCCCGGCGGGTGGCGGTCGTGCCGCAGCGGGAGGAGCCTGTCATGCCACTTGAAGTGCGGGAGTTCGTGGGACTGGGCCGGTTCCCGCACCGCGGCGCGTTCGGTGCCCTCTCCGCGGCCGATCATGAGGCGGTGGAGCAGGCCATGACCCGGGCCGGTATCGACGACTGCGCGGGACGTCGCACCGACACGCTCTCCGGCGGTGAGTGGCAGCGGGCGCGTATTGCGCGCGCGCTGGCGCAGGACACCGATGTGCTGGTCCTCGACGAACCCACCACGTTTCTCGATATCGCGCACGAAATGGCGGTCTTCGAACTCGTGGACACACTGGCGCGCGAAGGACGCACCGTGCTTCTCGTCAGCCATCAACTCAATCTCGTGGCCCGGTTCGCGGCGCACATCGTGCTGCTCGACCGCGGTCGCGTGGCCGCCGCAGGCCACGTGGAAGAGGTGATGCGTGGCGAAGTGCTCGAGCGGGTGTACGAATGGCCGCTCGTGGTGACACGCGACCCGGCGGTCGGTGCGCCCGCGCTGCTGCCGCTCCGGGGCCGGGGTCGGTAG
- the clpB gene encoding ATP-dependent chaperone ClpB — protein sequence MINPDRLTVKSAEALNEAVALARKAGNPLVYDLHLLLALLAQDEGIVVPVLQRVGVNVTSLRASAEQEAGRYAKQSDAQPSFSRELTQVVDAAEREAKTLGDEYVSTEHLLVALSDAKGTDSTRLLTAAGAHRQALLDALKLVRGAHKVTDQSPEQQYQALQKFTRDLTESARKGKLDPVIGRDEEIRRVIQVLSRRTKNNPVLIGEPGVGKTAIAEGLAQRIVSGDVPEGLKNKKLVSLDLGALIAGAKFRGEFEERLKSVLKEITSAEGLYIVFIDELHTLVGAGKAEGSMDAGNMLKPMLARGELRVVGATTLDEYRLHVEKDAALERRFQPVFVGEPSVESTIAILRGLKERYEAHHGVRITDGAVVAAATLSNRYIGDRFLPDKAIDLIDEAASRLRIEIDSVPQEIDEVERRIVQLEIEKAALQKESDPASLERRQNLERELADKKEQAAGMRAQWQQEKDTLGAVGRIKQEIEQAKIAAEQATRSGDLNRAAEITYGTVPQLERQMKEAEAQLASNAGRPQFLKEEVGADDVAEVVARWTGIPVTRMLESERERLTKLEDVLATRVVGQREAVRAVANAVRRSRAGLQDPNRPIGSFIFLGPTGVGKTETARALAEFLFDDEHAMVRIDMSEYMEKHAVARLIGAPPGYVGYEEGGQLTEAVRRRPYSVILFDEIEKAHPDVFNILLQLLDDGRLTDSQGRTVDFRNAVVIMTSNVGSQLILERGQGGGTSWEHVEQEVLSALRGVFKPEFLNRIDDVVVFHPLGRGELDHIVDLQLAHLRKLLAERKLSLRLTDAARQYLADAGYDPVFGARPLKRAVQRLLQNPLALAVLEGRFKDGDTIVADVQDGDDALVFSRVAGADTQ from the coding sequence ATGATCAATCCTGACCGTCTCACCGTGAAGAGCGCGGAAGCGCTCAACGAGGCCGTGGCCCTGGCTCGCAAGGCCGGTAACCCGCTCGTGTACGATCTGCATCTGCTGCTCGCATTGCTGGCGCAGGACGAAGGGATCGTCGTGCCGGTGTTGCAGCGTGTGGGTGTGAATGTCACCAGTCTGCGCGCCAGCGCCGAGCAGGAAGCCGGCCGCTACGCGAAACAGTCAGACGCACAGCCGAGCTTCAGCCGGGAGCTCACCCAGGTGGTCGATGCCGCCGAACGTGAGGCCAAGACACTCGGCGACGAATACGTCTCCACCGAACATCTCCTGGTCGCGCTTTCCGATGCCAAGGGCACCGACAGCACCCGATTGCTGACGGCCGCCGGTGCGCACCGGCAGGCGTTGCTGGACGCGCTCAAGCTCGTGCGCGGCGCACACAAGGTCACCGACCAGAGCCCCGAGCAGCAGTACCAGGCGCTGCAGAAGTTCACGCGGGACCTCACCGAATCGGCACGCAAGGGCAAACTCGATCCCGTGATCGGACGGGACGAGGAGATCCGTCGTGTCATCCAAGTGCTCTCGCGCCGCACCAAGAACAACCCCGTGCTCATCGGCGAACCCGGCGTGGGCAAGACCGCCATCGCCGAAGGCCTCGCGCAGCGCATCGTGAGCGGCGACGTGCCCGAGGGGCTGAAGAACAAGAAGCTCGTCTCCCTCGATCTCGGCGCGCTCATCGCCGGCGCCAAGTTCCGCGGGGAATTCGAAGAGCGCCTCAAATCCGTGCTCAAGGAGATCACGAGCGCCGAAGGGCTCTACATCGTCTTCATCGACGAACTGCACACGCTGGTCGGCGCCGGCAAGGCCGAAGGCAGCATGGACGCGGGCAACATGCTCAAGCCCATGCTGGCGCGTGGTGAACTGCGCGTGGTCGGCGCCACCACGCTCGACGAGTACCGGCTGCACGTGGAAAAGGACGCCGCCCTCGAGCGCCGCTTCCAGCCCGTGTTCGTGGGCGAACCCAGCGTGGAAAGCACCATCGCGATTCTGCGTGGCCTCAAGGAGCGGTACGAGGCGCATCATGGTGTGCGTATCACCGACGGTGCGGTGGTGGCCGCCGCGACGCTCTCCAATCGTTACATCGGCGACCGGTTCCTCCCCGACAAGGCCATCGATCTGATCGATGAAGCCGCGTCGCGTCTACGCATCGAGATCGACTCGGTGCCGCAGGAGATCGACGAGGTGGAGCGGCGCATCGTGCAACTCGAGATCGAAAAGGCGGCGCTGCAGAAGGAGAGCGATCCCGCCTCGCTCGAACGCCGACAGAATCTCGAGCGCGAACTGGCCGACAAGAAGGAGCAGGCGGCCGGCATGCGCGCGCAGTGGCAGCAGGAGAAGGACACGCTGGGTGCGGTGGGTCGCATCAAGCAGGAGATCGAGCAGGCGAAGATCGCCGCCGAGCAGGCGACGCGGAGCGGCGACCTCAATCGGGCCGCCGAGATCACGTACGGCACCGTGCCGCAACTCGAACGGCAGATGAAGGAGGCCGAGGCGCAGCTCGCCAGCAACGCCGGTCGTCCGCAGTTCCTCAAGGAGGAAGTGGGCGCCGACGATGTGGCCGAAGTGGTGGCGCGGTGGACGGGTATTCCGGTGACGCGCATGCTCGAATCGGAGCGTGAGCGTCTCACGAAGCTCGAAGACGTGCTGGCCACACGCGTCGTCGGTCAGCGGGAAGCCGTGCGGGCCGTCGCCAACGCGGTGCGTCGCTCGCGCGCGGGGCTGCAGGATCCCAACCGCCCCATCGGCTCGTTCATCTTCCTCGGGCCCACCGGCGTGGGCAAGACGGAAACGGCGCGCGCGCTGGCCGAGTTCCTGTTCGACGACGAACACGCGATGGTGCGGATCGACATGTCGGAGTACATGGAGAAACACGCCGTGGCGCGACTCATCGGCGCACCACCGGGATACGTGGGATACGAAGAAGGTGGACAGCTCACCGAAGCGGTGCGGCGTCGCCCGTACTCGGTGATCCTGTTCGACGAGATCGAGAAGGCGCATCCGGATGTGTTCAACATCCTGCTGCAACTGCTCGACGATGGCCGGCTCACCGATTCGCAGGGACGCACGGTCGACTTCCGCAATGCGGTGGTCATCATGACGTCCAATGTGGGCAGCCAGCTCATTCTCGAACGTGGGCAGGGCGGAGGCACATCGTGGGAGCATGTGGAGCAGGAGGTGTTGAGCGCGCTGCGCGGCGTGTTCAAGCCCGAGTTCCTGAACCGCATCGATGACGTGGTGGTGTTCCATCCGCTTGGACGCGGCGAACTCGATCACATCGTCGACCTCCAGCTCGCGCATCTGCGCAAGCTGCTCGCCGAACGCAAACTGTCGCTGCGTCTCACCGACGCCGCCCGGCAGTATCTCGCCGATGCGGGGTACGATCCGGTGTTCGGCGCACGTCCGCTCAAGCGGGCGGTGCAGCGACTGCTGCAGAATCCACTGGCGCTCGCCGTGCTCGAAGGCCGGTTCAAGGATGGGGATACCATCGTGGCCGATGTGCAGGATGGAGACGACGCGCTGGTCTTCTCACGGGTCGCCGGCGCCGACACGCAGTGA
- a CDS encoding D-2-hydroxyacid dehydrogenase gives MPHPLTLPFAPRRILVGGQDHVAIAESIRQARPDLEVRNAAPAQITAADLEWAECFVGFRPPRSTQAMGNVRWVHSTGAGVDAWLNDPALDPAVLLTRSAESFGPMIAEWAVARVFAIQQQLPSLMRAQQAHEWAPRDIAQVAGTRALLLGTGDIGRAIATALRALGCEVIGVSRSGQSTHAAFTRVHTTDALPSLVGDADWIISSLPDTPDTRGLVSRDVLSRCRGAALLNAGRGAVVEEAALPEALERGWLRAAALDVFVREPLPVGSPLWDDPRVIVSPHISGLTTTAGAVAGFLECAEALGRGEWPRWVVDRERGY, from the coding sequence ATGCCGCACCCACTGACACTGCCCTTCGCGCCGCGCCGCATCCTGGTTGGCGGTCAGGATCACGTCGCCATCGCCGAGTCCATCCGCCAGGCCCGGCCCGATCTCGAGGTGCGCAACGCGGCGCCGGCGCAGATCACCGCCGCGGACCTCGAATGGGCCGAGTGCTTCGTGGGCTTCCGGCCGCCCCGCAGCACGCAGGCCATGGGCAATGTGCGCTGGGTGCACAGTACGGGCGCTGGGGTCGACGCGTGGCTCAATGACCCCGCGCTCGATCCCGCTGTCCTGCTCACCCGGTCGGCAGAATCGTTCGGACCGATGATCGCCGAATGGGCCGTGGCCCGCGTGTTCGCGATCCAGCAGCAACTGCCGTCGCTGATGCGCGCCCAGCAGGCGCACGAATGGGCGCCACGCGACATCGCCCAGGTGGCCGGCACCAGAGCGCTCCTGCTCGGCACCGGCGACATCGGCCGCGCCATCGCGACGGCTCTGCGTGCACTGGGCTGCGAGGTGATCGGCGTGTCCCGCTCGGGACAATCCACGCACGCCGCATTCACGCGTGTGCACACCACCGACGCCCTGCCCTCCCTGGTCGGTGACGCGGACTGGATCATCAGCAGCCTGCCGGATACGCCGGACACGCGCGGTCTCGTTTCACGCGACGTGCTCTCCCGCTGCCGTGGCGCGGCGTTGCTGAATGCGGGACGTGGAGCGGTGGTCGAGGAGGCGGCGCTGCCGGAAGCGCTCGAGCGCGGCTGGCTGCGGGCCGCCGCGCTCGATGTCTTCGTTCGGGAGCCGCTGCCGGTCGGTTCGCCGCTGTGGGACGATCCCCGCGTGATCGTGTCGCCGCACATCTCCGGCCTCACCACCACGGCCGGCGCGGTGGCGGGCTTCCTCGAGTGCGCGGAGGCGCTGGGCCGGGGCGAGTGGCCGCGGTGGGTGGTGGACCGGGAGCGGGGGTACTAG
- a CDS encoding chloride channel protein, with protein MRCWFLRLWRRSIGLWEHIPVWLDRSGVDEQAMLLLFAAVGGALSASGVIAFYWSIDLAYTAFFHWPERALAKLPWIFYRPLATAAALAAAAWLWQRVGRGSDGITVPDVQVAVVHRGGRVSMRGALARTAASAITIGGGGSAGSEGPVAVLGAAAGSTLGRVFRFSPDRVRVLVGAGAAAGISAAFNAPLAGAFFALEEILGAFRGGHFAPVVVASVTGAVMSRAVFGNHPAFELPKTYNYDHALEVLWAFPLLGLLCGVMSVAFVRTHFWMAERLRPALARLGTLMPWVAGAVVGAMVLLSNGLLVGVGHLAIPLPTFAQMAWPALLALAVGKIVATSLTLQLGGSGGLFTPSLYIGAAVGSAFAVLLHQLLPGFTSAPEAYALVAMGAVVAATTAAPITATLLVFEITGDYAIVPPLMIAVAISQLMLRRLSPDDLYSGWLRRRGEHLSRGSDHAALERLTVRQAFASESPLLPATATVPQILELFASKSPALVPVVDEEQRLLGVLTSAELGAMARTPPSLDAILLAADVAVPSEHVLPSESLQVAVRRMGVRGHSALPVVDEVSGRVLGIIDRGHILEVYERAVTSPDGTD; from the coding sequence ATGCGATGCTGGTTCCTGCGCCTCTGGCGCCGCTCGATCGGGTTGTGGGAGCACATCCCCGTCTGGCTCGATCGGAGTGGTGTGGACGAGCAGGCCATGTTGCTGCTCTTTGCCGCCGTTGGTGGAGCCCTCTCGGCCAGCGGCGTGATTGCATTCTACTGGAGCATCGATCTCGCCTACACGGCGTTTTTCCACTGGCCCGAGCGCGCGCTCGCGAAACTGCCGTGGATCTTCTATCGGCCCCTGGCCACGGCGGCCGCACTCGCCGCCGCGGCGTGGTTGTGGCAACGGGTGGGACGGGGATCCGATGGCATCACGGTGCCCGATGTGCAGGTGGCGGTGGTGCACCGTGGCGGACGGGTGTCCATGCGCGGCGCACTCGCCCGGACGGCAGCGAGTGCCATCACGATCGGCGGTGGCGGATCAGCGGGTTCCGAAGGCCCCGTTGCGGTGCTCGGAGCGGCGGCCGGATCGACATTGGGGCGGGTGTTTCGTTTCTCGCCCGACCGGGTGCGCGTGCTCGTCGGCGCCGGTGCCGCCGCTGGTATCAGTGCCGCCTTCAATGCTCCGCTGGCGGGGGCGTTCTTCGCGCTGGAAGAAATTCTTGGCGCCTTTCGTGGCGGACATTTTGCGCCGGTGGTCGTGGCCAGTGTCACGGGCGCGGTGATGTCACGCGCGGTCTTCGGCAATCACCCCGCGTTCGAATTGCCGAAGACCTACAACTACGATCACGCGCTCGAAGTGTTGTGGGCGTTTCCGTTGCTGGGGCTGCTCTGTGGTGTGATGTCCGTGGCGTTCGTACGCACGCACTTCTGGATGGCCGAACGCCTGCGCCCCGCGCTCGCGCGTCTCGGTACGCTGATGCCATGGGTGGCCGGCGCCGTGGTCGGAGCCATGGTGCTGCTGTCGAATGGGCTGCTGGTTGGTGTGGGCCATCTGGCGATTCCGCTGCCGACCTTTGCGCAGATGGCATGGCCCGCTTTGCTGGCACTGGCGGTCGGCAAGATCGTCGCGACCTCGCTCACGCTGCAGCTTGGTGGATCGGGTGGACTCTTCACGCCATCGCTGTACATCGGCGCTGCCGTGGGCAGTGCGTTCGCGGTACTGCTGCACCAACTGCTGCCGGGTTTCACATCGGCCCCCGAGGCCTACGCCCTGGTGGCCATGGGGGCGGTGGTGGCCGCCACCACGGCTGCACCCATCACCGCCACGCTTCTCGTTTTTGAAATCACCGGCGACTACGCCATCGTACCACCGCTCATGATCGCGGTGGCCATCAGTCAGTTGATGCTGCGGCGCCTGAGTCCCGACGATCTCTACAGCGGATGGCTGCGCCGCCGCGGTGAACATCTTTCACGCGGCAGCGATCACGCGGCGCTCGAGCGCCTCACGGTGCGTCAGGCGTTTGCCAGCGAGAGCCCGCTGCTGCCGGCCACGGCCACCGTGCCCCAGATCCTCGAACTCTTCGCATCGAAGTCGCCCGCCCTCGTGCCCGTCGTGGACGAGGAACAACGTCTCCTCGGTGTGCTGACGTCGGCGGAACTGGGAGCCATGGCGCGCACGCCTCCCTCGCTCGATGCGATTCTGCTGGCCGCCGACGTGGCAGTGCCCAGCGAACACGTGCTTCCCTCGGAATCACTGCAGGTCGCGGTTCGACGCATGGGCGTGCGTGGACATTCCGCGCTGCCCGTCGTCGACGAAGTTTCCGGTCGCGTGCTCGGCATCATCGACCGTGGGCACATCCTCGAGGTCTATGAACGTGCCGTCACCTCGCCGGACGGAACCGACTGA
- the recO gene encoding DNA repair protein RecO — translation MTTLATDAIVLHVADYLESSRILRLVTRDAGVQSVLARGARSSRKRFGAAVDLFAEGQAQLQLKPGRDLHTLVSFDVTRAHAGLALDLRRFAAASAVAEVVLRLVHEEAAPAVYECLSGAFDRLAAAEGGMAASTALGALWQVVAEVGFRPTLDQCAECHVALDPGQPVRFHHRAGGVLCDRCARHYPGGRLLPPDARDTLRHWLDNQVPPLADNAARAHQRLLREFLAQYLPDNRPLRAFQSWEGDFG, via the coding sequence ATGACCACGCTGGCCACCGACGCGATCGTATTGCACGTCGCCGACTATCTCGAGTCCAGCCGCATCCTGCGCCTGGTCACACGGGACGCCGGCGTGCAGTCGGTGCTCGCGCGTGGCGCCCGGTCGTCGCGCAAACGGTTCGGGGCTGCGGTCGATCTCTTCGCGGAAGGGCAGGCCCAGCTCCAGCTCAAGCCTGGGCGTGACTTGCACACGCTGGTGAGTTTTGATGTCACGCGTGCGCATGCCGGATTGGCACTCGATCTCCGGCGTTTTGCGGCGGCCAGTGCCGTCGCCGAGGTCGTGTTGCGGCTGGTGCATGAGGAGGCGGCGCCTGCGGTGTACGAATGTCTGTCCGGCGCGTTCGATCGGCTGGCCGCGGCAGAGGGAGGGATGGCCGCGTCGACGGCGCTGGGGGCCCTCTGGCAGGTGGTCGCCGAGGTGGGATTCCGACCCACCCTCGATCAGTGCGCCGAATGCCATGTCGCGCTCGACCCCGGTCAGCCGGTGCGATTCCATCACCGGGCGGGTGGTGTCCTGTGTGATCGTTGTGCGAGGCACTACCCCGGCGGACGCTTGTTGCCCCCCGACGCACGGGACACCCTGCGTCACTGGCTGGACAATCAGGTGCCTCCCCTGGCGGACAATGCGGCCCGTGCACATCAGCGATTGTTGCGGGAGTTCCTGGCGCAATACCTTCCGGACAACCGGCCTTTGCGGGCCTTTCAGTCCTGGGAGGGCGACTTTGGTTGA
- a CDS encoding nucleoside deaminase encodes MQAALLEAKQAAASGEVPVGAVVMRSDTGDILVRTQNRMRRDADATAHAEVLALREAARVVGDARLGECTLVVTLEPCAMCAGAIVLSRIGALVFGAWDDKAGMCGSVGDLVRHPRLNHRPAVQGGVQADASRALLHRFFEDRR; translated from the coding sequence ATGCAGGCGGCGCTGCTCGAAGCGAAGCAGGCGGCCGCTTCCGGTGAGGTACCCGTGGGCGCGGTGGTGATGCGATCGGATACCGGAGACATTCTCGTGCGTACGCAGAATCGCATGCGCCGCGACGCGGATGCGACCGCACACGCCGAAGTGCTGGCATTGCGGGAAGCCGCGCGTGTGGTGGGTGACGCGCGACTCGGCGAGTGTACGCTGGTCGTGACGCTCGAACCCTGCGCCATGTGTGCGGGCGCCATCGTGCTGTCGCGTATCGGCGCCCTGGTGTTCGGTGCCTGGGACGACAAGGCCGGCATGTGCGGCAGCGTGGGCGATCTCGTGCGACACCCGCGGCTCAATCATCGCCCCGCCGTGCAGGGTGGCGTGCAGGCCGACGCCAGCCGCGCGTTGCTGCACCGGTTCTTCGAAGACCGGCGCTGA